One region of Niallia sp. Man26 genomic DNA includes:
- the rpsL gene encoding 30S ribosomal protein S12: MPTINQLVRKPRQSAQEKSKSPALNKGYNSFKKTQTDVSSPQKRGVCTRVGTMTPKKPNSALRKYARVRLTNGIEVTAYIPGIGHNLQEHSVVLIRGGRVKDLPGVRYHIVRGALDTAGVNNRMQGRSKYGTKKPKAAKK, translated from the coding sequence ATGCCAACTATTAACCAATTAGTGCGCAAGCCTCGTCAATCTGCTCAAGAGAAGTCGAAGTCTCCTGCGTTAAACAAAGGTTATAACAGCTTCAAAAAAACACAAACTGATGTATCTTCACCTCAAAAACGCGGGGTATGTACTCGTGTTGGTACAATGACACCGAAAAAACCAAACTCAGCGTTGCGTAAATATGCTCGTGTACGTTTGACTAACGGTATCGAGGTTACAGCTTACATCCCAGGAATTGGTCACAACCTACAAGAACACAGCGTTGTACTAATCCGTGGAGGACGTGTAAAAGACTTACCAGGGGTACGTTACCATATCGTACGTGGTGCTCTTGACACAGCTGGTGTTAACAACCGTATGCAAGGTCGTTCTAAATACGGTACTAAAAAACCAAAAGCAGCAAAAAAATAA
- the rpsG gene encoding 30S ribosomal protein S7 has product MPRKGPVAKRDVLPDPIYNSKLVSRLINKMMIDGKRGKSQAILYSAFDIVAQRSGQEAIEVFDQALKNIMPVLEVKARRVGGSNYQVPVEVRPDRRTTLGLRWLVNYARLRGEKTMEERLANEILDAANNTGASVKKREDTHKMAEANKAFAHYRW; this is encoded by the coding sequence ATGCCACGTAAAGGTCCTGTAGCAAAAAGAGACGTATTACCAGATCCAATATACAATTCTAAACTTGTATCTCGTTTGATTAACAAAATGATGATAGATGGTAAGAGAGGTAAATCTCAAGCTATCCTATACTCAGCTTTTGATATCGTTGCACAACGTTCTGGACAAGAGGCTATCGAAGTATTCGATCAAGCTCTTAAGAACATCATGCCAGTACTTGAAGTTAAAGCACGCCGTGTTGGTGGTTCTAACTATCAAGTACCAGTGGAGGTTCGTCCAGACAGACGTACTACTTTAGGTCTTCGCTGGTTAGTTAACTACGCTCGTCTTCGCGGTGAGAAAACGATGGAAGAGAGATTAGCTAACGAAATTCTTGATGCAGCTAACAACACTGGTGCATCAGTTAAAAAGCGTGAAGATACACACAAAATGGCAGAAGCAAACAAAGCGTTTGCTCACTATCGTTGGTAA
- a CDS encoding 50S ribosomal protein L7ae-like protein, with protein MSYEKVSQAKKIVVGTKQTVKALKAGKVAEVVVAEDADPFIIGKVTEAANEANIPIILVDSMMKLGKSCGIEVGAATVAINN; from the coding sequence ATGTCTTATGAAAAAGTATCACAGGCCAAAAAAATAGTAGTAGGAACAAAGCAAACAGTAAAAGCGTTAAAGGCTGGGAAAGTAGCAGAAGTAGTAGTTGCTGAAGATGCAGATCCATTTATAATTGGAAAGGTAACTGAAGCTGCCAATGAAGCGAACATCCCAATCATACTTGTGGATTCCATGATGAAGCTCGGCAAATCATGTGGTATAGAAGTAGGCGCAGCAACTGTTGCCATAAATAATTAA